A portion of the Gossypium arboreum isolate Shixiya-1 chromosome 8, ASM2569848v2, whole genome shotgun sequence genome contains these proteins:
- the LOC108457948 gene encoding metal tolerance protein C1, giving the protein MGFRFQNLNPMFRSYLSRLSSSPRNLNPYPIVIQSLNPHFQIYPPQVFSDNPIYNIPRRWHLGHSNGHHDHDHNLTKEGEKIFRLGLGADIGLATSKALTGYLSGSTAIIADAAHSISDVVLSGIALWSFKAANAPKDKEHPYGHGKFETLGALGISCMLLATASGIAWHALELLIGLLSTASEAVNGHSLVHGHSHHHGIDMDHPILALNMTIIAICIKEGLYWITKRAGERQGSALMMANAWHHRADAISSVVALVGVGGSILGVKFLDPLAGLVVSGMILKAGLETGYQSVLELVDAALPTEQLEPINQTILQVKGVKGCHRMRGRRAGSNLYLDVHIVVDPFSSVSTAHGIGENVRHQIHKSHPEVTEVFIHIDPAYVEFSPDLMDQNEGLKTITEQNSNMSVGEENVQAIVSHILSSKFPKKFKVERITQHTLQGKMVLEVEVTMPPDIMIREAMDTAKEAEKEIMKAASNIVHVNLQLRLGRPIPQFRYI; this is encoded by the exons ATGGGATTCAGGTTCCAAAATCTAAATCCCATGTTCAGATCATACCTCTCTAGGCTTTCTTCTTCACCCAGAAATCTAAACCCCTACCCCATTGTAATTCAGTCCCTCAATCCCCATTTTCAAATTTACCCTCCTCAGGTCTTCTCTGATAATCCCATTTACAACATCCCCAGACGGTGGCATTTGGGTCATTCTAATGGTCACCATGACCACGACCACAATTTGACCAAGGAAGGCGAGAAAATATTTCGCTTGGGTCTGGGAGCGGATATCGGATTAGCTACTAGTAAAGCTTTAACTGGCTACTTATCTGGAAGTACCGCCATCATTGCCGACGCTGCCCATTCGATATCGGACGTG GTTCTTAGTGGAATTGCTTTATGGTCATTCAAAGCCGCAAATGCTCCCAAGGACAAAGAACACCCATATG GACATGGTAAGTTTGAAACTCTTGGAGCTCTGGGAATTTCTTGTATGCTTTTGGCTACTGCTAGTGGAATTGCTTGGCATGCTTTAGAGCTCCTAATT GGGTTACTGTCCACTGCTTCTGAAGCTGTTAATGGTCATTCATTGGTTCACGGGCATAGCCATCATCATGGAATTGATATGGATCACCCTATTCTAGCATTGAATATGACCATTATAGCAATATGTATTAAAGAAGG GCTTTATTGGATAACAAAAAGAGCTGGGGAAAGGCAAGGTAGTGCACTGATGATGGCAAATGCATGGCATCACCGTGCAGATGCGATTTCATCGGTAGTTGCACTTGTTGGGGTTG GAGGCTCTATTCTTGGAGTAAAGTTTTTAGATCCTCTTGCTGGACTGGTTGTCTCAGGAATGATTCTGAAAGCTGGGCTGGAAACTGGATACCAGAG CGTCCTTGAACTCGTTGATGCTGCCTTACCTACAGAACAATTGGAGCCCATAAATCAAACAATTCTACAAGTTAAAGGAGTCAAG GGATGCCATCGAATGAGAGGAAGGAGAGCTGGTTCTAATCTGTACCTTGATGTACATATTGTG GTTGATCCCTTTTCTAGTGTTAGTACTGCACATGGCATTGGCGAAAATGTTCGTCACCAAATTCATAAATCCCACCCCGAAGTAACCGAAGTTTTCATACACATTG ATCCTGCCTATGTAGAGTTCTCCCCTGATTTAATGGACCAAAATGAAGGTTTGAAGACAATCACTGAACAGAATAGTAACATGTCTGTCGGTGAAGAGAATGTTCAAGCAATTGTTTCTCATATTCTCTCATCAAAGTTTCCAAAG AAATTTAAGGTCGAGCGCATCACCCAACACACCTTACAAGGGAAGATGGTACTTGAAGTTGAGGTTACCATGCCACCAGATATTATGATCCG CGAAGCCATGGACACAGCGAAGGAAGCAGAGAAGGAGATAATGAAGGCAGCTTCAAACATTGTTCATGTCAACCTGCAGCTGAGATTGGGACGCCCAATTCCACAATTCAGATATATTTAA
- the LOC108460512 gene encoding homeobox protein LUMINIDEPENDENS isoform X2 has protein sequence MQAVFSIKDAITKKESREISAQFGVTVTQVRDFFNSQRTRVRKQVRLSREKALRSNACEEAEDWVLPTGSEAVIPVEPVPLNSVGPVISEEAPSCLTQDDSLTGIDELDKHFVENIFSKMHKEETFSGQVKLMEWILQIQNPSVLYWFLNKGGVMILATWLSQAAVEEQTTVVLIILKVLSHLPLQKALPEHMSAILQSVNKLCLYRFSDISNRARLLISRWSKMFARSQAAKKPNGLRSSTETQNEMLLKQSISEIMGDGSWQSNVYNSDGTLATSNVRKESPQVLKLLPASMDDSAKKNLLGVSSSHSRERRRVQLVEQPGQKVAGKNSQTTRTVPISQSRPMSADDIQKAKMRALYMQSRHGKTGSSSNGMNEVKSEGLNKSSPSKASFSRPVSKVPSHPAEEQKKPVVLPPKTSSRVETSLDPKQPVASKESPWEKCQKVKIPWHIPPEVKINDLWSVGAGESSKEVHVQKNRNRRERETFYYTNQEIPSNPKEPWDREMDHDDSLTPEIPTEQPPDNETETQVTHGEHVNGAATLEPSTSQTGGAVSAEPDLELLAVLLKNPALVFALTSGQAGNLTSEETVKLLDMIKAGGADTGKNVEEKVEVSLPSPTPSANPGTSGWRPEAARNPFSQHSQMGNRVAQASVGVVTPIPVAERLSATGMAAPQEEANGLSLAQQLAAAMAELLPQSNATTLDKRHSPNVAFSNRGHPSNLPASDIVLTMKNPSLVNSLTNSSAAAGPSMWVETMDGKTAAMSMAPHIPEKVHSSFSPSPLMPTLTQRQTPAQLQPQVPHASDPYSTRPPVGNLDPMPDPWRGRQSLGSNLYSQANQNNYNASSFGGSMHPQLRTDPPREGKEYAGNEGFESWSPDNSPNRSSEYVAGRNYMEPRMNSGWNYRADRPSWQGNSSGYRDPNRQGNRWRDRR, from the exons ATGCAAGCTGTTTTTTCCATTAAAGATGCGATTACTAAGAAAGAATCCCGTGAGATTAGTGCTCAATTTGGTGTTACTGTCACACag GTGCGTGATTTTTTTAATAGCCAACGCACTAGGGTGAGAAAGCAGGTTCGGCTGTCAAGGGAGAAAGCGTTAAGATCTAATGCTTGTGAAGAAGCAGAAGATTGGGTGCTTCCAACCGGGTCTGAAGCTGTTATACCAGTTGAGCCGGTTCCCTTAAACTCTGTTGGCCCTGTCATTTCTGAAGAAGCACCATCATGCTTGACACAGGACGATTCTCTTACTGGCATAGACGAATTGGATAAGCATTTTGTTGAAAACATATTCAGTAAGATGCATAAAGAAGAAACATTTTCCGGGCAGGTGAAACTGATGGAGTGGATCTTGCAGATACAAAATCCTTCAGTACTATATTG GTTTTTAAATAAAGGTGGTGTGATGATTTTAGCAACCTGGTTGAGTCAAGCAGCTGTTGAAGAACAGACTACTGTTGTCTTGATCATCCTCAAG GTTCTTTCCCATTTACCTCTACAAAAAGCACTTCCCGAACATATGTCCGCCATACTGCAAAGTGTTAACAAGTTGTGTTTGTACAGGTTTTCAG ACATATCAAACAGGGCGAGGCTTTTGATATCACGGTGGAGCAAAATGTTTGCTAGAAGCCAAGCTGCGAAGAAACCGAATGGTTTGAGGTCCTCTACTGAAACCCAGAATGAGATGTTGCTGAAGCAGAG TATCAGTGAAATTATGGGTGATGGCTCGTGGCAGTCAAATGTTTACAATTCT GATGGAACTCTTGCAACTTCTAATGTCAG GAAGGAGTCTCCACAAGTTTTGAAACTGCTACCAGCTTCCATGGATGACTCCGCTAAGAAGAACCTCCTTGGTGTTTCCAGTTCTC ACAGCAGGGAACGTAGGAGGGTTCAGTTAGTGGAACAGCCAGGGCAAAAAGTGGCTGGCAAAAACTCCCAAACGACAAGAACAGTACCAATTAGTCAAAGTCGCCCTATGTCTGCTGATGATATCCAAAAAGCAAAAATGCGTGCTCTATATATGCAGAGTAGACATGGGAAAACTGGTTCCTCCTCTAACGGGATGAATGAAGTGAAGAGTGAAGGTCTGAACAAATCTTCACCTTCTAAGGCCAGCTTTTCTCGACCAGTTTCTAAAGTTCCCTCCCACCCAGCTGAAGAACAAAAGAAACCTGTTGTACTTCCCCCCAAAACATCTAGCAGGGTGGAAACATCTCTTGATCCGAAACAGCCTGTGGCTTCAAAGGAGTCTCCATGGGAGAAATGCCAGAAGGTCAAAATCCCATGGCACATACCACCAG AAGTAAAAATCAACGACCTTTGGAGCGTTGGTGCTGGTGAGAGTAGCAAAGAGGTTCATGTGCAGAAAAACAGAAACCGTAGAGAGAGGGAAACTTTCTATTACACGAACCAGGAGATACCGTCTAACCCCAAGGAACCATGGGATCGAGAAATGGACCATGATGATTCACTGACCCCAGAAATCCCAACTGAACAGCCACCTGATAATGAGACTGAAACACAGGTTACCCACGGTGAACATGTTAATGGTGCAGCTACTTTGGAACCTTCTACCTCCCAAACTGGTGGTGCCGTTTCAGCTGAGCCAGATCTTGAGTTGTTAGCTGTACTGCTAAAAAACCCAGCTCTGGTTTTTGCCTTGACTTCCGGCCAAGCTGGTAACTTAACAAGTGAAGAAACAGTGAAGCTGCTAGACATGATTAAGGCTGGTGGGGCTGATACTGGTAAAAATGTGGAAGAGAAAGTTGAAGTCTCTCTTCCATCCCCAACACCATCGGCCAATCCTGGAACG aGTGGATGGAGACCGGAGGCGGCCAGGAACCCTTTTTCACAGCATAGTCAAATGGGAAACAGAGTTGCTCAAGCTTCTGTTGGAGTTGTCACCCCAATTCCCGTTGCTGAACGGCTTTCTGCCACTGGCATGGCGGCACCACAAGAAGAAGCAAATGGCCTTTCATTAGCTCAACAGCTTGCAGCAGCCATGGCAGAGTTATTGCCTCAATCAAATGCCACGACCCTTGATAAGCGACATTCTCCTAATGTTGCATTTTCAAACCGTGGTCACCCTTCTAATTTGCCGGCTTCCGATATAGTCTTAACCATGAAAAATCCATCCCTTGTGAACTCTTTAACAAACTCATCAGCTGCAGCTGGTCCTTCGATGTGGGTTGAAACCATGGATGGGAAAACCGCAGCGATGTCCATGGCACCGCATATACCTGAAAAGGTGCACAGTTCATTTTCTCCGTCTCCATTGATGCCAACATTGACACAGCGACAAACACCAGCGCAGCTACAACCACAAGTACCCCATGCATCTGATCCATATTCAACTAGACCCCCAGTGGGAAACTTAGATCCAATGCCTGATCCTTGGAGAGGCAGGCAGAGTTTGGGTTCTAATCTTTATTCACAGGCTAATCAAAACAATTATAATGCATCATCGTTTGGAGGATCTATGCATCCCCAGTTGCGAACAGACCCTCCACGGGAGGGAAAAGAGTATGCGGGTAATGAAGGTTTTGAGTCATGGAGTCCTGATAATAGTCCAAACAGGTCATCAGAGTATGTTGCAGGAAGGAACTACATGGAACCCAGAATGAATTCTGGGTGGAACTATAGAGCTGATAGGCCATCATGGCAAGGAAATTCATCTGGGTATAGAGACCCGAACAGACAGGGAAATAGATGGCGTGACAGAAGATGA
- the LOC108458482 gene encoding uncharacterized protein LOC108458482 isoform X2: MNNQFLTFQAPISIKILEFIGQTNRHKVRTQLNQSSTIISATPIAVYQFFHLTRYFLYLVLGSSYLRPSIAIPCATLLASLEFSFLITVSASPSTHISRKPISTAIVTACKHALASAIIGSEIFFHG; encoded by the exons ATGAACAACCAATTTCTGACCTTTCAAGCCCCAATCTCTATCAAAATCCTCGAGTTCATCGGACAGACCAATCGTCACAAAGTCCGGACTCAACTAAACCAGTCATCCACCATCATCTCCGCCACTCCTATCGCAGTTTACCAGTTCTTCCACCTCACGCGGTACTTCCTCTATCTAGTATTGGGGTCATCATATCTCCGTCCTTCCATCGCCATCCCATGTGCCACTTTATTGGCTTCCCTCG AGTTTAGTTTTTTGATTACAGTTAGCGCGTCTCCCTCAACACATATATCTCGAAAACCCATTTCGACGGCCATAGTAACAGCCTGCAAACACGCCCTTGCCTCGGCCATAATCGGATCTGAAATATTCTTTCATGG TTGA
- the LOC108460512 gene encoding homeobox protein LUMINIDEPENDENS isoform X1 — protein MDVLKENLAELEIGSTVESIQKFIDIQRELFHSQIDQLQNVVVTQCKLTGVNPLAQEMAAGALSIKIGKRPRDLLNPKAVKYMQAVFSIKDAITKKESREISAQFGVTVTQVRDFFNSQRTRVRKQVRLSREKALRSNACEEAEDWVLPTGSEAVIPVEPVPLNSVGPVISEEAPSCLTQDDSLTGIDELDKHFVENIFSKMHKEETFSGQVKLMEWILQIQNPSVLYWFLNKGGVMILATWLSQAAVEEQTTVVLIILKVLSHLPLQKALPEHMSAILQSVNKLCLYRFSDISNRARLLISRWSKMFARSQAAKKPNGLRSSTETQNEMLLKQSISEIMGDGSWQSNVYNSDGTLATSNVRKESPQVLKLLPASMDDSAKKNLLGVSSSHSRERRRVQLVEQPGQKVAGKNSQTTRTVPISQSRPMSADDIQKAKMRALYMQSRHGKTGSSSNGMNEVKSEGLNKSSPSKASFSRPVSKVPSHPAEEQKKPVVLPPKTSSRVETSLDPKQPVASKESPWEKCQKVKIPWHIPPEVKINDLWSVGAGESSKEVHVQKNRNRRERETFYYTNQEIPSNPKEPWDREMDHDDSLTPEIPTEQPPDNETETQVTHGEHVNGAATLEPSTSQTGGAVSAEPDLELLAVLLKNPALVFALTSGQAGNLTSEETVKLLDMIKAGGADTGKNVEEKVEVSLPSPTPSANPGTSGWRPEAARNPFSQHSQMGNRVAQASVGVVTPIPVAERLSATGMAAPQEEANGLSLAQQLAAAMAELLPQSNATTLDKRHSPNVAFSNRGHPSNLPASDIVLTMKNPSLVNSLTNSSAAAGPSMWVETMDGKTAAMSMAPHIPEKVHSSFSPSPLMPTLTQRQTPAQLQPQVPHASDPYSTRPPVGNLDPMPDPWRGRQSLGSNLYSQANQNNYNASSFGGSMHPQLRTDPPREGKEYAGNEGFESWSPDNSPNRSSEYVAGRNYMEPRMNSGWNYRADRPSWQGNSSGYRDPNRQGNRWRDRR, from the exons ATGGATGTGTTGAAGGAGAATCTGGCAGAGCTAGAGATTGGGAGCACCGTGGAGTCTATTCAGAAGTTCATAGACATTCAGAGGGAGCTCTTCCACAGCCAGATCGACCAGCTTCAGAACGTTGTTGTTACACAATGCAAACTCACCGGCGTCAATCCTCTCGCCCAAGAAATG GCAGCTGGTGCTTTGTCCATAAAAATTG GGAAACGACCAAGAGATTTGCTAAACCCTAAGGCTGTAAAGTATATGCAAGCTGTTTTTTCCATTAAAGATGCGATTACTAAGAAAGAATCCCGTGAGATTAGTGCTCAATTTGGTGTTACTGTCACACag GTGCGTGATTTTTTTAATAGCCAACGCACTAGGGTGAGAAAGCAGGTTCGGCTGTCAAGGGAGAAAGCGTTAAGATCTAATGCTTGTGAAGAAGCAGAAGATTGGGTGCTTCCAACCGGGTCTGAAGCTGTTATACCAGTTGAGCCGGTTCCCTTAAACTCTGTTGGCCCTGTCATTTCTGAAGAAGCACCATCATGCTTGACACAGGACGATTCTCTTACTGGCATAGACGAATTGGATAAGCATTTTGTTGAAAACATATTCAGTAAGATGCATAAAGAAGAAACATTTTCCGGGCAGGTGAAACTGATGGAGTGGATCTTGCAGATACAAAATCCTTCAGTACTATATTG GTTTTTAAATAAAGGTGGTGTGATGATTTTAGCAACCTGGTTGAGTCAAGCAGCTGTTGAAGAACAGACTACTGTTGTCTTGATCATCCTCAAG GTTCTTTCCCATTTACCTCTACAAAAAGCACTTCCCGAACATATGTCCGCCATACTGCAAAGTGTTAACAAGTTGTGTTTGTACAGGTTTTCAG ACATATCAAACAGGGCGAGGCTTTTGATATCACGGTGGAGCAAAATGTTTGCTAGAAGCCAAGCTGCGAAGAAACCGAATGGTTTGAGGTCCTCTACTGAAACCCAGAATGAGATGTTGCTGAAGCAGAG TATCAGTGAAATTATGGGTGATGGCTCGTGGCAGTCAAATGTTTACAATTCT GATGGAACTCTTGCAACTTCTAATGTCAG GAAGGAGTCTCCACAAGTTTTGAAACTGCTACCAGCTTCCATGGATGACTCCGCTAAGAAGAACCTCCTTGGTGTTTCCAGTTCTC ACAGCAGGGAACGTAGGAGGGTTCAGTTAGTGGAACAGCCAGGGCAAAAAGTGGCTGGCAAAAACTCCCAAACGACAAGAACAGTACCAATTAGTCAAAGTCGCCCTATGTCTGCTGATGATATCCAAAAAGCAAAAATGCGTGCTCTATATATGCAGAGTAGACATGGGAAAACTGGTTCCTCCTCTAACGGGATGAATGAAGTGAAGAGTGAAGGTCTGAACAAATCTTCACCTTCTAAGGCCAGCTTTTCTCGACCAGTTTCTAAAGTTCCCTCCCACCCAGCTGAAGAACAAAAGAAACCTGTTGTACTTCCCCCCAAAACATCTAGCAGGGTGGAAACATCTCTTGATCCGAAACAGCCTGTGGCTTCAAAGGAGTCTCCATGGGAGAAATGCCAGAAGGTCAAAATCCCATGGCACATACCACCAG AAGTAAAAATCAACGACCTTTGGAGCGTTGGTGCTGGTGAGAGTAGCAAAGAGGTTCATGTGCAGAAAAACAGAAACCGTAGAGAGAGGGAAACTTTCTATTACACGAACCAGGAGATACCGTCTAACCCCAAGGAACCATGGGATCGAGAAATGGACCATGATGATTCACTGACCCCAGAAATCCCAACTGAACAGCCACCTGATAATGAGACTGAAACACAGGTTACCCACGGTGAACATGTTAATGGTGCAGCTACTTTGGAACCTTCTACCTCCCAAACTGGTGGTGCCGTTTCAGCTGAGCCAGATCTTGAGTTGTTAGCTGTACTGCTAAAAAACCCAGCTCTGGTTTTTGCCTTGACTTCCGGCCAAGCTGGTAACTTAACAAGTGAAGAAACAGTGAAGCTGCTAGACATGATTAAGGCTGGTGGGGCTGATACTGGTAAAAATGTGGAAGAGAAAGTTGAAGTCTCTCTTCCATCCCCAACACCATCGGCCAATCCTGGAACG aGTGGATGGAGACCGGAGGCGGCCAGGAACCCTTTTTCACAGCATAGTCAAATGGGAAACAGAGTTGCTCAAGCTTCTGTTGGAGTTGTCACCCCAATTCCCGTTGCTGAACGGCTTTCTGCCACTGGCATGGCGGCACCACAAGAAGAAGCAAATGGCCTTTCATTAGCTCAACAGCTTGCAGCAGCCATGGCAGAGTTATTGCCTCAATCAAATGCCACGACCCTTGATAAGCGACATTCTCCTAATGTTGCATTTTCAAACCGTGGTCACCCTTCTAATTTGCCGGCTTCCGATATAGTCTTAACCATGAAAAATCCATCCCTTGTGAACTCTTTAACAAACTCATCAGCTGCAGCTGGTCCTTCGATGTGGGTTGAAACCATGGATGGGAAAACCGCAGCGATGTCCATGGCACCGCATATACCTGAAAAGGTGCACAGTTCATTTTCTCCGTCTCCATTGATGCCAACATTGACACAGCGACAAACACCAGCGCAGCTACAACCACAAGTACCCCATGCATCTGATCCATATTCAACTAGACCCCCAGTGGGAAACTTAGATCCAATGCCTGATCCTTGGAGAGGCAGGCAGAGTTTGGGTTCTAATCTTTATTCACAGGCTAATCAAAACAATTATAATGCATCATCGTTTGGAGGATCTATGCATCCCCAGTTGCGAACAGACCCTCCACGGGAGGGAAAAGAGTATGCGGGTAATGAAGGTTTTGAGTCATGGAGTCCTGATAATAGTCCAAACAGGTCATCAGAGTATGTTGCAGGAAGGAACTACATGGAACCCAGAATGAATTCTGGGTGGAACTATAGAGCTGATAGGCCATCATGGCAAGGAAATTCATCTGGGTATAGAGACCCGAACAGACAGGGAAATAGATGGCGTGACAGAAGATGA
- the LOC108458482 gene encoding uncharacterized protein LOC108458482 isoform X1, giving the protein MNNQFLTFQAPISIKILEFIGQTNRHKVRTQLNQSSTIISATPIAVYQFFHLTRYFLYLVLGSSYLRPSIAIPCATLLASLEFSFLITVSASPSTHISRKPISTAIVTACKHALASAIIGSEIFFHGRIFESKRSDKRVKTEKSEQVSRATQAGPFHTVV; this is encoded by the exons ATGAACAACCAATTTCTGACCTTTCAAGCCCCAATCTCTATCAAAATCCTCGAGTTCATCGGACAGACCAATCGTCACAAAGTCCGGACTCAACTAAACCAGTCATCCACCATCATCTCCGCCACTCCTATCGCAGTTTACCAGTTCTTCCACCTCACGCGGTACTTCCTCTATCTAGTATTGGGGTCATCATATCTCCGTCCTTCCATCGCCATCCCATGTGCCACTTTATTGGCTTCCCTCG AGTTTAGTTTTTTGATTACAGTTAGCGCGTCTCCCTCAACACATATATCTCGAAAACCCATTTCGACGGCCATAGTAACAGCCTGCAAACACGCCCTTGCCTCGGCCATAATCGGATCTGAAATATTCTTTCATGG gagaatATTTGAGAGCAAAAGGAGCGATAAACGAGTGAAAACGGAAAAGTCAGAGCAAGTTTCAAGAGCTACACAGGCTGGACCATTCCACACggttgtgtga